In Triticum aestivum cultivar Chinese Spring chromosome 5B, IWGSC CS RefSeq v2.1, whole genome shotgun sequence, the following proteins share a genomic window:
- the LOC123115425 gene encoding uncharacterized protein has product MGESRGSISFFGTYRPPVPLGIFSCPIDPPPSSYEDELLLTDDESYNQNGHAVPSAALREILAFMGKKNPKMASDCGVTLADVDNGTVTGLVFVSERDHGLETLHLALRRPATGQVVKVLSLLGDIYGVGGGVRMEDSGCIAGGFTVKGGRRTVGHSLVYVSTKEPAKTRRTPWTVVYRTDLADGRTERLTPLGQYDLSPAVSPSGKMVAVANFHGNRWNGEIENLKTRIVIMNVNKGAQGGLARKVVIKDGGWPTWGSDNVIFFHRGVDNDPPTNTAAWAVFRYDIAAGKEDQVTPVGMDAMTPAAISETRVAVAFIGEKSKQVQMKVERVESQYRHIQIFDTAAPEKPPVKITQMMRREGDHYNPFVLDGGSRIGYHRCRTDKLLPITIKDNKKITSIERKFDKVQSHHADVGLFRVTGVFPSISKNGKKLAFVDNEFKAVWLADSQGGLRIVYKVRKEKSVFSTSWNQNDKLDTLYVCEGPAFTIDQPVQIMRIPDVSAPGKRRALALTDKPFNCAFPSTNFKGDKLVFRSSRDRVGGERKHKNLFIIDAIKGEALGVDQLTDGPWTDTHCSWSPREDCDWIVFSSSGRPEKDVFKPAGEPELDHGLDPGYFAVYLVSAKDMVKGVVPVPVRVIYSAPTIAGHINHPVFSPDMMSIVFAADLAAVSADPISMPHFTHSVRPYGDIFSVNLIDTEDMAKNKDIQKFHRVTHSRYEYSTPTWSGRADNGDELDPNTKWKMLESWHDDFQPRCPYVGGEAGQKESWHMTGHLSIDKRCC; this is encoded by the exons ATGGGGGAGAGCCGCGGCAGCATCTCCTTCTTTGGGACCTACAGGCCACCGGTGCCCCTGGGCATCTTCTCCTGCCCCATTGATCCGCCGCCATCCTCTTACGAGGACGAACTCCTGCTCACCGACGACGAGTCCTACAACCAGAACGGTCATGCCGTCCCGTCGGCCGCGCTCAGGGAGATACTGGCCTTCATGGGAAAGAAGAACCCCAAGATGGCCTCCGACTGCGGCGTCACCCTGGCGGACGTGGACAATGGCACTGTCACCGGCCTGGTCTTCGTCTCCGAGAGGGACCACGGTCTCGAGACGCTGCACCTGGccctgcgccgccccgccaccgGCCAAGTGGTGAAGGTGCTGAGCCTGCTGGGCGACATCTATGGCGTCGGCGGTGGCGTGCGCATGGAGGACAGCGGCTGCATCGCGGGCGGCTTCACGGTGAAGGGCGGACGGCGCACCGTCGGCCACTCGCTCGTGTACGTGTCCACGAAGGAGCCGGCAAAAACACGGCGCACGCCATGGACCGTGGTGTACAGGACCGACCTTGCCGACGGCAGGACTGAGCGCCTCACGCCACTGGGCCAGTACGACCTGAGCCCGGCCGTGTCGCCGTCCGGGAAGATGGTGGCGGTGGCCAACTTCCACGGTAACAGGTGGAACGGCGAGATCGAGAACCTCAAGACAAGGATCGTGATCATGAACGTGAACAAGGGGGCGCAGGGAGGCCTGGCCCGCAAGGTTGTGATCAAGGATGGCGGCTGGCCGACATGGGGCAGCGACAACGTCATCTTCTTCCACCGTGGGGTCGACAATGACCCGCCTACCAACACCGCAGCGTGGGCCGTGTTCCGGTACGACATCGCCGCCGGCAAGGAGGATCAGGTAACGCCGGTGGGCATGGACGCCATGACCCCGGCGGCCATCAGCGAGACCAGAGTGGCCGTGGCGTTCATCGGGGAGAAATCCAAGCAAGTGCAAATGAAGGTGGAGCGCGTGGAGTCGCAGTACCGGCACATCCAGATCTTCGACACGGCCGCGCCGGAGAAGCCGCCCGTGAAGATCACCCAGATGATGAGGAGGGAAGGGGACCACTACAACCCCTTCGTGCTCGATGGCGGCAGCCGCATCGGTTACCACCGCTGCAGAACCGATAAGCTACTACCCATCACGATCAAG GATAATAAGAAAATCACAAGCATCGAGAGGAAGTTTGACAAGGTGCAGTCGCACCATGCGGACGTGGGGCTGTTCAGGGTGACGGGCGTGTTCCCGTCCATCTCCAAGAACGGCAAGAAGCTGGCCTTCGTGGACAACGAGTTCAAGGCCGTGTGGCTGGCCGACAGCCAAGGCGGCCTGCGCATCGTGTACAAGGTGAGGAAAGAGAAGAGCGTCTTCTCCACGTCGTGGAACCAGAACGACAAGCTGGACACGCTGTACGTCTGCGAAGGCCCGGCCTTCACCATCGACCAGCCGGTGCAGATCATGAGGATCCCCGACGTGTCCGCCCCCGGGAAGCGGAGGGCGCTGGCCCTCACCGACAAGCCATTCAACTGCGCCTTCCCGTCCACCAACTTCAAGGGAGACAAGCTCGTGTTCCGCTCCAGCAGGGACAGGGTAGGAGGGGAGAGGAAGCACAAGAACCTCTTCATCATCGACGCCATCAAAGGGGAGGCTCTCGGCGTGGACCAGCTCACGGACGGGCCGTGGACGGACACCCACTGCAGCTGGTCACCCAGGGAAGACTGCGATTGGATCGTCTTCTCCTCCTCCGGCAGGCCGGAGAAGGACGTCTTCAAGCCGGCCGGCGAGCCGGAGCTGGACCACGGGCTGGACCCCGGCTACTTCGCCGTCTACCTCGTGAGCGCCAAGGACATGGTCAAGGGCGTGGTGCCGGTGCCTGTGCGGGTGATCTACAGCGCGCCAACCATCGCGGGCCACATCAACCACCCCGTGTTCAGCCCGGACATGATGAGCATCGTCttcgccgccgacctcgccgccgtctccgccgaccccatctCCATGCCACACTTCACGCACTCGGTCAGGCCCTACGGCGACATCTTCTCCGTCAACCTCATAGACACAGAGGACATGGCCAAGAACAAGGACATCCAGAAGTTCCACCGCGTCACGCACAGCCGCTACGAGTACTCCACGCCTACATGGTCCGGCCGTGCCGACAACGGCGACGAGCTCGACCCCAACACCAAGTGGAAGATGCTGGAAAGCTGGCACGACGACTTCCAGCCCCGGTGCCCGTACGTCGGCGGCGAAGCTGGCCAGAAGGAGAGCTGGCACATGACCGGACACCTCTCCATCGATAAGAGGTGCTGCTAA